In the genome of Raphanus sativus cultivar WK10039 chromosome 4, ASM80110v3, whole genome shotgun sequence, one region contains:
- the LOC108854766 gene encoding golgin candidate 6 — protein MDLASRYKGVVGLVFGDNPSSNEDSYIQRLLDRISNGTLPDDRRNAIVELQSVVAESNAAQLAFGASGFPVIVGILKDQRDDVEMVRGALETLLGALTPIDHGRAQKTEAHAALMNSDLLSREAENITLLLSLLEEEDFYVRYYTLQILTALLMNSQNRLQEAILTTPRGITRLMDMLMDREVIRNEALLLLTHLTREAEEIQKIVVFEGAFEKIFSIIKEEGGSDGDVVVQDCLELLNNLLRSSSSNQILLRETMGFDPIISVLKLRGITYKFTQQKTVNLLSALETINMLIMGGADTDPGKDSNKLANRTVLVQKKLLDHLLMLGVESQWAPVAVRCMTFKCIGDLVDGHPKNRDILASKVLGEDRQVEPALNSILRIILQTSSIQEFVAADYVFKTFCEKNREGQTMLASTLIPQPHLITRDPLEDDVNMSFGSMLLRGICSGETDGDLETCCRAASILSHVLKDNFQCKEKALKIVLESHVPSMGTPETLFQRIVRYLAVASSMKSKDKSSTMGKSYIQQIILKLLVTWTVDCPAAVQCFLDSRHHLTCLLELVANPAATVCIRGLASILLGECVIYNKSNENGKDAFAVVDAVSQKMGLTTYFSKFEEMQSSFIFSPSEAPRQGDKPLTRTATPSEAEIEDVDVANAMDKGNEDHPMLISLFDPSFTGLVKSLEGKIRERIVDVYSRPKSEVAVVPANLEQRSGENEKAYINRLKAFIEKQCSEIQNLLARNAALAEDLASSGKNEESQGSVQRSSTVMEKVQMESIRRELQEASQRLETVKAEKAKLESEASDYKNMAAKLESDLKGLSDAYNSLEQANYHLEKEVRSLKGGEGPMEFPDIEAIKEEVRKEAQKESEDELNDLLVCLGQEESKVEKLTAKLMELGVDVDKLLEDIGDESEAQGESEEEEDDH, from the exons ATGGATTTGGCGTCGCGTTAtaag GGGGTTGTTGGGCTTGTTTTTGGAGACAATCCATCTTCAAATGAAGACAG TTACATTCAACGCCTGCTGGATCGTATAAGTAATGGTACCTTGCCTGACGATAGGAGAAATGCTATTGTAGAACTTCAGTCTGTTGTTGCTGAAAGTAATGCTGCTCAGTTAGCTTTCGGGGCTTCcg GATTTCCTGTGATAGTGGGCATCCTAAAGGACCAACGGGATGATGTTGAAATG GTTCGAGGTGCCTTAGAAACTCTGCTTGGCGCTCTAACGCCAATCGATCATGGAAGGGCACAGAAGACTGAGGCCCATGCAGCTCTTATGAATTCCGATTTGCTCTCCCGTGAAGCTGAAAATATCACTCTTCTTTTGAGTTTGCTG GAGGAAGAAGATTTTTATGTTCGATATTACACTCTTCAGATTTTGACTGCTCTTCTTATGAATTCTCAAAACAG GTTGCAGGAAGCTATTCTCACCACTCCTCGCGGCATAACTCGACTCATGGATATGCTAATGGATAGGGAG GTAATCCGGAACGAGGCTTTGTTGCTTCTTACGCACTTGACGCGTGAGGCAGAG GAGATTCAAAAAATTGTTGTCTTTGAGGGTGCGTTTGAAAAGATCTTTAGCATCATCAAGGAGGAAGGGGGGTCAGACGGCGATGTGGTTGTGCAG GACTGTCTGGAGTTGTTGAACAATCTTCTTCGCAGCAGTTCATCAAACCAG ATACTACTAAGGGAGACCATGGGTTTTGATCCGATCATTTCAGTTCTAAAACTGCGAGGGATTACATATAAATTCACCCAGCAAAAG ACTGTTAATCTACTTAGTGCACTGGAGACAATCAATATGCTGATAATGGGAGGTGCAGATACTGATCCTGGAAAAGATTCAAACAAGCTGGCAAATAGAACAGTTTTAGTTCAG AAAAAGCTGCTAGATCACCTACTGATGTTGGGTGTTGAAAGCCAATGGGCGCCTGTTGCTGTGCGCTGCATG ACATTTAAATGCATTGGAGATCTGGTTGATGGACATCCCAAGAACCGTGATATCCTTGCTAGCAAAGTTCTTGGTGAAGATCGGCAAGTAGAACCTGCTCTCAATTCTATCCTCCGGATCATTTTACAGACATCTAGTATTCAAGAGTTTGTTGCAGCTGATTATGTTTTCAAGACATTCTGTGAG AAAAATCGGGAGGGTCAAACAATGCTAGCGTCAACGTTAATACCCCAACCACATCTCATTACCCGAGATCCTCTAGAAGATGATGTTAACATGTCATTTGGAAG TATGTTATTACGAGGCATTTGTTCTGGCGAAACGGATGGTGATCTTGAG ACATGTTGCAGAGCTGCGAGCATTCTTTCTCATGTTTTGAAGGACAACTTCCAGTGCAAGGAAAAG GCTTTGAAAATAGTACTTGAATCGCATGTGCCTTCCATGGGAACTCCAGAGACTCTCTTTCAAAGGATTGTCAGATACCTGGCGGTTGCTTCTTCCATGAAAAGCAAAGATAAATCAAGCACAATGGGGAAGTCATATATTCAACAGATCATTTTGAAACTGCTCGTCACATGGACTGTTGATTGCCCAGCTGCGGTTCAGTGCTTTCTAGATTCACGCCACCACCTAACGTGTCTGCTCGAGCTGGTAGCAAACCCAGCTGCAACAGTTTGCATAAGGGGCTTGGCGTCTATTCTACTGGGAGAATGCGTCATCTACAACAAATCAAATGAGAACGGTAAAGATGCTTTCGCTGTAGTTGATGCTGTGAGCCAGAAGATGGGGCTCACAACATACTTCTCGAAGTTTGAAGAGATGCAGAGCAGCTTCATCTTCTCTCCCTCCGAGGCGCCTCGACAGGGTGATAAACCGTTGACGAGAACAGCCACGCCTAGTGAAGCTGAGATTGAGGATGTGGACGTGGCGAACGCGATGGATAAGGGGAATGAGGATCACCCAATGCTCATATCGTTGTTTGATCCTAGCTTCACAGGCTTAGTGAAGAGCCTTGAAGGTAAAATCAGAGAGAGGATTGTGGACGTGTATAGTCGGCCGAAAAGCGAGGTGGCTGTAGTACCGGCGAATTTGGAGCAGAGGAGCGGGGAAAATGAGAAAGCCTACATCAACCGCTTGAAAGCCTTTATAGAGAAACAGTGCTCGGAAATTCAG AACCTTCTTGCTCGGAACGCTGCTTTGGCAGAAGACCTAGCCAGCTCTGGCAAGAATGAGGAATCTCAAGGATCAGTGCAAAGATCAAGTACAGTAATGGAGAAGGTTCAGATGGAAAGCATCAGGAGAGAACTCCAAGAAGCGTCTCAGCGGTTAGAGACAGTTAAAGCGGAGAAAGCCAAGTTGGAGTCCGAGGCATCAGACTACAAGAACATGGCTGCGAAACTAGAATCAGACCTAAAAGGGCTGTCGGACGCATACAACAGTCTGGAACAAGCGAACTACCATCTCGAGAAGGAGGTGAGATCATTGAAAGGAGGAGAGGGTCCCATGGAGTTTCCTGATATAGAAGCGATCAAGGAAGAAGTGAGAAAAGAAGCTCAGAAAGAGAGCGAAGACGAGTTGAACGACTTGTTAGTGTGTTTGGGGCAAGAGGAGAGCAAAGTGGAGAAGCTAACGGCGAAACTGATGGAGCTAGGAGTTGATGTTGATAAGCTCTTGGAGGATATTGGGGACGAGTCAGAAGCTCAAGGggaatctgaagaagaagaggatgacCATTAA
- the LOC108854768 gene encoding uncharacterized protein LOC108854768, which translates to MVPATPSKITAMEGDKDWDLCNKEGFVFKRVKRSRISGGSGEASKPVEPELDPAVKERNRRMRKKRTLVKLKRKYQSEMEQWEILSNSFSAMQEKAVRFETAEREERLNATETTSSSEHGGEDATNTVSSMLDELLSMAEGQEAIINDVSDLCEVAEKICRIEHEEEEESLFDLAVWCSPRSLMASLCAD; encoded by the exons ATGGTCCCAGCAACTCCGTCGAAGATCACTGCGATGGAAGGAGACAAAGATTGGGATCTTTGCAACAAGGAAGGGTTCGTTTTCAAGCGAGTGAAGCGAAGCCGTATCTCCGGAGGCTCCGGAGAAGCATCCAAACCGGTGGAACCGGAGTTGGATCCGGCGGTAAAGGAGAGGAATCGAAGGATGCGGAAGAAGAGAACGCTGGTGAAGCTCAAAAGAAAGTACCAGAGTGAGATGGAGCAGTGGGAGATTTTGTCGAACAGCTTCAGTGCTATGCAGGAGAAGGCCGTTCGATTTGAAACGGCGGAGCGAGAAGAGAGGTTAAACGCGACCGAAACGACGTCGTCTTCGGAACATGGCGGGGAAGATGCTACCAATACGGTGTCGTCTATGCTCGACGAGCTTCTTTCTATG GCAGAAGGACAAGAAGCGATCATCAACGATGTCTCAGATCTCTGCGAAGTAGCTGAAAAGATATGTAGAATTgaacatgaagaagaagaagagtcatTGTTTGATCTTGCCGTTTGGTGCTCACCAAGGAGTCTTATGGCGTCCCTTTGTGCTGATTAA
- the LOC108854544 gene encoding cytochrome P450 709B3 — MELLSAINLLALVLLPFVIPKIWEACWIFLLRPWMITRRFKKQGISGPKYRFVYGNLKEIKKMKKEAKGWVLDPNSNDIFPRVVPHYHQWLSQYGETFLYWNGTKPTIFISDPELGKQILSRKFGFAVIAKTRPEVFILFGKGLPFIEGDDWVRHRRILNPAFSMDRLKVMTKRMVNCTLRMLEEWREQRNGDEVMMRMEINKDFHRLISDIIATTAFGSSYEEGIELFKSQTELEEYFVTSLTSVFIPGTQYLPTPTNLQLWKLDKKVKDSIKRIIDARLKSSSNKYGDDLLGIMLKAATSKDCEKTMSMDEIIEECKTFYISGQGSSSILLTWTTLLLSLHQDWQEKLRNEVFIECGKDKVPDSDTFSKLKLMNMVLMESLRLYGPVIKMVREATQDMKIGHLDIPKGTSIIVPFLKMHSDKAMWGQDGQQFNPIRFENGVSQAANHPNALLPFSVGPRTCIAQNFAMMEAKTVLTMILQRFRISLSPEYKHTPVDYFNLHPQYGLPVRLQPLDTNQESQRVW, encoded by the exons ATGGAACTCCTAAGCGCGATCAATCTCTTAGCACTCGTTCTTCTGCCCTTTGTTATTCCTAAGATATGGGAAGCCTGTTGGATCTTTCTTTTGCGGCCATGGATGATAACAAGAAGATTCAAGAAACAAGGAATCTCAGGTCCAAAATACAGATTCGTCTACGGAAACCTCAAGGagataaagaagatgaagaaagaagCAAAGGGTTGGGTTCTTGATCCCAACTCCAACGATATCTTCCCTCGTGTGGTTCCTCACTACCACCAATGGCTATCCCAATACG GAGAAACATTTCTATACTGGAACGGAACAAAACCAACAATATTCATCTCAGATCCTGAACTAGGGAAACAAATCTTGTCGAGAAAGTTCGGTTTCGCTGTCATAGCAAAGACGAGACCCGAGGTGTTCATACTTTTTGGTAAAGGACTTCCTTTCATAGAGGGTGATGACTGGGTTCGCCATAGACGAATCTTGAACCCTGCTTTCTCCATGGACCGACTCAAG GTCATGACGAAACGGATGGTGAATTGCACACTCAGGATGTTGGAGGAGTGGAGAGAACAAAGAAATGGTGATGAAGTGATGATGAGGATGGAGATTAACAAAGACTTTCACAGATTGATCTCTGATATCATCGCGACCACAGCGTTCGGAAGCAGCTACGAGGAAGGGATTGAATTGTTTAAATCACAGACAGAGCTTGAGGAATATTTTGTTACTTCTCTCACAAGCGTATTCATCCCAGGAACACA ATACCTTCCTACGCCAACCAACCTTCAGTTATGGAAGCTCGATAAGAAAGTGAAGGACTCAATCAAAAGAATTATAGATGCAAGGCTTAAATCAAGTTCTAATAAATATGGAGACGATCTTCTTGGGATCATGTTGAAAGCTGCAACATCTAAGGATTGTGAGAAAACGATGAGTATGGATGAGATTATAGAAGAATGCAAGACTTTCTATATCTCAGGGCAAGGAAGTAGTTCGATTCTATTGACATGGACTACGCTGTTACTGAGCTTGCACCAAGATTGGCAAGAGAAACTAAGAAACGAGGTTTTCATTGAATGTGGTAAAGATAAGGTCCCAGACTCAGACACCTTCTCCAAACTTAAACTG ATGAACATGGTGTTGATGGAGTCACTTCGTCTGTATGGACCCGTGATTAAAATGGTGCGAGAAGCAACCCAAGATATGAAGATAGGACATTTGGATATCCCCAAGGGAACAAGCATAATCGTCCCATTTCTGAAGATGCACAGCGACAAGGCCATGTGGGGACAAGACGGCCAACAATTCAATCCTATCCGATTTGAAAACGGTGTTTCTCAAGCCGCCAATCACCCAAACGCACTTCTCCCGTTCTCAGTCGGACCAAGAACTTGCATTGCTCAAAACTTCGCCATGATGGAAGCCAAGACCGTGCTCACTATGATCCTTCAACGGTTCCGGATTAGCCTCTCCCCTGAATATAAGCATACACCGGTTGATTACTTCAATCTCCATCCGCAATACGGCCTACCCGTAAGGCTTCAGCCTCTCGATACAAACCAAGAATCTCAACGGGTTTGGTAA
- the LOC130510929 gene encoding uncharacterized protein LOC130510929, whose amino-acid sequence MSTPNSQFLDSNDFCTNLSLPPRIYGAGTEPPDIPKMVIQHSSIDYVSEVAQILGKEEFDQIENSHLGSIVKLARRSSVVFSENLFHFLMQRRVLTKGKDLWFTFCDQLMRFSMREFYLTTGLACEEDTTPREPLFPNKKKPYLWMLSKGDKYTVRNLYDLLKKRARTMTRLERLSMGVAIITEGVILAGHPSSLIPKERLLCYKNYDTFSRLPWGKLAYKILSKSIKRLNTSWWT is encoded by the exons ATGTCGACTCCAAATTCACAATTT TTAGATAGCAATGACTTTTGCACAAATTTGAGTTTGCCTCCTAGGATTTATGGAGCTGGAACAGAACCACCAGACATTCCCAAAATGGTCATCCAACATTCGAGCATTGATTACGTTTCTGAGGTTGCACAAATCTTGGGAAAGGAAGAGTTTGATCAAATAGAGAACTCACACCTAGGAAGCATCGTGAAGCTGGCAAGAAGGAGTAGCGTAGTGTTTTCTGAGAATCTATTCCATTTCCTAATGCAGAGAAGAGTATTGACCAAAGGGAAGGATCTCTGGTTCACGTTTTGCGATCAACTTATGAGGTTTTCCATGAGGGAATTTTATCTGACTACAGGTCTAGCGTGTGAGGAAGATACAACACCAAGAGAGCCTCTGTTCCCAAACAAGAAGAAACCCTACTTATGGATGTTGAGTAAAGGCGATAAGTACACCGTAAGGAACTTATATGATCTGCtcaaaaagagagcaagaacaATGACAAGGCTTGAAAGACTGTCTATGGGAGTAGCAATAATCACAGAAGGGGTCATTCTGGCAGGACACCCGAGCTCTCTAATACCAAAGGAAAGGTTACTGTGTTATAAGAACTACGATACCTTTTCCAGGTTGCCTTGGGGTAAACTAGCGTACAAAATTTTGTCAAAGAGTATCAAGCGTTTGAATACAAGTTGGTGGACATGA
- the LOC108850329 gene encoding uncharacterized protein LOC108850329 → MSSVSILGKAFGKPCEVTASSDPLCLHLDSTRAPTITEVLEVEKKSNGVVTTVIGLCENFKHLVNPTHDDDKDFDSVVKLVEQGYKLRKSDWEQGFVDVFLTAEDIGQQRGNEDKDVQQKYKEQAQDEEEQQLEAEAEVGEGDKERETSKANEGHTVVEEEDEQMEADTEVEEPVQVERQKRGRGNKEQAQDEEEQQLEAEAEVGEGNKERETSKANEGHTVVEEEDEQMEADTKMREPVQVERQKRGRGNKEQAQDEEEQLLEAEAEVGEGDKERETSKANEGHTVVEEEDEQMEADTEVEEPVQVERQKRERGNKEQAQDEEEQQLEAEAEVGEGDKERETSKANEGHTVVEEEDEQMEADTEVEEPVQVERQKRGRRNKEKEHRKNEEKRKYDAYEKNKEKDQGEDGSRSNSEKLDKLIRMVYDLGKRVEIIQNVLGVKVFDGSPNDDNEDHQNAANPDYAKSSPSYDNEEESNYRVKRCATDDENGEEICDEEEISDTHQLTQVNTLGENENTEKITSNEETEKMEEESCSKQKSKVTSSTPTFTTPNFETRVTSPTPTFTTPKFDLLSQESRHSGKGANEYLMRDVGEKSVSQPLMETKKRLVQQDIEVNDDVEPPLKKKNKADIGNVELRRSERGQIPSIHTQPPFTGARKKHPIVHPFEPVDKTRKEKMTEWKMSNKNKKLIINEERVNEKWFSDLETPGTNLSKTHIEAGLQLLKLRKRNNPDLFLNKTALVVGVKFLEEIDELYVEFLDDKEGFQFASGFDKYNIEKNITFLYSAIAVEEYYWLGIVVNLEKRSITAFNSASVKGFSNEK, encoded by the exons ATGTCATCAGTGTCTATTCTTGGTAAAGCTTTTGGAAAGCCATGCGAGGTAACCGCTTCCTCAGATCCATTATGTCTACATTTGGATTCAACAAGGGCTCCCACAATAACCGAAGTGTTGGAAGTGGAGAAGAAAAGCAAT GGTGTGGTTACTACAGTGATAGGATTATGTGAGAATTTCAAACATTTGGTTAACCCAACACATGATGATGATAAGGACTTCGATAGTGTTGTAAAACTTGTTGAACAAGGATACAAACTGAGGAAAAGCGATTGGGAACAAGGTTTTGTAGATGTTTTTCTTACAGCAGAAGACATTGGTCAACAAAGAGGAAATGAAGACAAAGATGTTCAGCAAAAATATAAG gAGCAAGCacaagatgaagaagaacaacaactGGAAGCTGAGGCTGAAGTGGGCGAAGGtgataaagaaagagaaacttCAAAAGCCAATGAA GGGCATACagttgtggaagaagaagatgaacaaatGGAAGCTGATACAGAAGTGGAGGAGCCTGTGCAAGTTGAAAGGCAGAAACGAGGAAGAGGAAATAAG GAGCAAGCacaagatgaagaagaacaacaactGGAAGCTGAGGCTGAAGTGGGCGAAGGTaataaagaaagagaaacttCAAAAGCCAATGAA GGGCATACagttgtggaagaagaagatgaacaaatGGAAGCTGATACAAAAATGAGGGAGCCTGTGCAAGTTGAAAGGCAGAAACGAGGAAGAGGAAATAAG GAGCAAGCacaagatgaagaagaacaacTACTGGAAGCTGAGGCTGAAGTGGGCGAAGGtgataaagaaagagaaacttCAAAAGCCAATGAA GGGCATACagttgtggaagaagaagatgaacaaatGGAAGCTGATACAGAAGTGGAGGAGCCTGTGCAAGTTGAAAGGCAGAAACGAGAAAGAGGAAATAAG GAGCAAGCacaagatgaagaagaacaacaactGGAAGCTGAGGCTGAAGTGGGCGAAGGtgataaagaaagagaaacttCAAAAGCTAATGAA gGGCATACagttgtggaagaagaagatgaacaaatGGAAGCTGATACAGAAGTGGAGGAGCCTGTGCAAGTTGAAAGGCAGAAACGAGGAAGACGAAATAAG GAGAAAGAGCATAGGAAgaatgaagagaaaagaaaatatgatgcgtatgagaaaaataaagagaaagatCAAGGTGAAGATGGTTCCAGGTCAAACAGTGAGAAACTCGATAAGCTAATAAGAatggtatatgatttgggtaaACGAGTTGAAATAATACAGAATGTCTTAGGAGTTAAG GTATTTGATGGTTCACCCAATGATGATAATGAAGATCATCAGAATGCAGCCAACCCTGATTATGCAAAAAGTTCACCCAGTTATGATAATGAAGAAGAATCAAATTATCGTGTTAAAAGATGTGCAACAGATGATGAAAATGGTGAGGAGATatgtgatgaagaagaaatttCTGATACACATCAACTAACGCAAGTGAATACTCTCGGAGAAAATGAGAATACAGAGAAAATAACTTCAAACGAAGAGACTGAAAAAATGGAAGAAGAAAGCTGCAGTAAACAAAAGTCAAAG GTGACGTCTTCTACTCCTACATTCACTACTCCAAACTTCGAGACAAGG GTTACATCGCCTACTCCAACATTTACTACTCCTAAGTTTGATCTTCTTTCTCAGGAAAGTCGTCATAGTGGAAAGGGTGCAAATGAG TATCTTATGCGAGATGTGGGGGAGAAGTCCGTGTCCCAACCTTTAATGGAAACTAAAAAAAGATTGGTACAACAAGATATCGAG GTAAATGATGATGTTGAACCTCCActgaaaaagaagaataaagcTGATATAGGTAACGTTGAACTAAGAAGAAGTGAAAGAGGTCAAATACCATCCATTCATACACAGCCGCCATTTACGGGAGCAAGGAAGAAACATCCAATAGTACATCCCTTTGAGCCAGTTGATAAGACCAGAAAGGAAAAAATGACAGAATGGAAAATGTCAAACAAAAACAA GAAACTGATAATCAATGAAGAGAGAGTAAACGAAAAGTGGTTTTCAGATCTTGAAACTCCAGGAACAAATCTTTCGAAAACG CATATTGAAGCAGGTTTGCAGTTGCTAAAATTGAGAAAGAGAAACAATCCAGATTTGTTTCTGAACAAAACTGCCTTAGTTGTTGGAGTGAAATTCCTTGAAGAAATAGATGAACTTTATGTTGAGTTTTTAGATGACAAGGAAGGTTTCCAGTTTGCAAGTGGCTTTGACAAGTACAACATAGAGAAGAATATCACTTTTCTCTATTCGGCTATTGCAGTTGAAGAATATTATTGGCTTGGAATTGTGGTCAATCTGGAGAAAAGAAGCATCACAGCATTCAATAGCGCATCAGTGAA aggctTCAGCAACgaaaaataa
- the LOC130510601 gene encoding uncharacterized protein LOC130510601 — protein sequence MVKNHTVKTLVKLFVKNSKEFTANQKLRLGATILVESILIANNPVNKIPVERLLRARNFEEFCKYPWGNETYDALRAAVEKIETTDLVKVQYGISGFIYAIQLWALSSVDQLGSFFGDEDEETQFPLCLHWIGTKSPTLDEVTKIAGNKKVVAKCILGDQELHSNLVEEDVDTEFGKVVDLVKRGYRLKRQDWRSGSVNIAVAEAEIEENNYGPGSDATDKEKIEFLTKQLEIYKKKVEKLEDRLGIRRETEKVKIFSIFVSCFK from the exons ATGGTGAAGAATCATACTGTGAAGACCTTGGTTAAACTATTTGTTAAAAATAGTAAGGAATTTACAGCTAACCAGAAGCTGAGATTAGGGGCTACTATCCTTGTGGAATCGATATTGATAGCCAACAATCCAGTTAATAAAATACCCGTTGAGAGACTGCTGAGAGCTAGAAACTTTGAAGAGTTCTGCAAGTATCCCTGGGGGAATGAAACCTATGATGCTCTACGTGCTGCAGTGGAGAAGATTGAAACTACAGATTTGGTGAAGGTGCAATATGGAATTTCTGGGTTTATATATGCCATTCAGCTTTGGGCTTTGTCTTCTGTGGATCAACTTGGCTCATTTTTtggtgatgaagatgaagaaactcAGTTTCCATTGTGCTTGCATTGGATAGGAACAAAATCGCCTACTTTGGATGAGGTGACCAAAATTGCTGGAAACAAAAAG GTTGTTGCCAAATGCATCCTTGGAGATCAGGAATTGCATAGCAACTTGGTTGAAGAAGATGTCGACACTGAGTTTGGAAAAGTTGTTGATCTTGTCAAGAGAGGATATCGTTTGAAGAGACAAGATTGGCGTAGTGGAAGTGTCAACATTGCTGTTGCGGAAGCTGAGATAGAGGAAAACAATTATGGTCCAGGGAGTGATGCAACTGATAAAGAGAAGATTGAATTCCTCACCAAGCAGCTagagatttataaaaaaaaagtggagAAGCTTGAAGATCGTCTGGGCATTCGTCGAGAAACCGAGaaggtaaaaatattttctatatttgtaTCGTGTTTTAAATGA
- the LOC108850330 gene encoding uncharacterized protein LOC108850330 → MSFMRLLKENDKHQERDLEEDECLQSFFDSIRQQVSKKKTQDKVEQLVDNDADDSEKERETSKDKEGQLEEAERNGEEVAISGERSETSKDNEKDEEVNEDASKEPEQVADSGEESETSKDDEKDEEVNEDASKEPEQVIEKKQGKRKKDRMEEVEEVNEDTTNICKERNTDEEPVDDASTSKSKKQKIQPTDVSADDVIEGVLEDLTLKEQEEEEQVDDEAQKPVQVEQKKRGRPAGRKGKTNEEKKQQVEADDEAQKPVQVEQKKRGRPAGRKGKTNEEKKQQVEADDEAQKPVQVKQKKRGRPAGIRGKTNEEKKQQVEADDEAEKPEKGEKNNKPGRPAGTKRVVAGTSISEKQKTQAGKDSMVNLKK, encoded by the exons ATGAGTTTCATGAGACTCCTCAAG GAAAATGATAAGCATCAGGAAAGGGATTTGGAGGAGGATGAATGTTTGCAGTCTTTCTTTGATTCCATAAGGCAACAAGTTTCTAAG aAAAAGACTCAAGATAAAGTAGAACAACTAGTGGATAATGATGCAGATGACAGTGAAAAAGAACGAGAAACTTCAAAAGACAAAGAA GGTCAATTAGAGGAAGCAGAACGAAATGGTGAAGAAGTTGCTATCAGTGGTGAAAGAAGTGAAACCTCCAAAGACAATGAA aAGGATGAAGAAGTAAATGAAGATGCATCCAAAGAGCCCGAGCAAGTTGCTGACAGTGGTGAAGAAAGTGAAACCTCCAAAGACGATGAA aAGGATGAAGAAGTAAATGAAGATGCATCCAAAGAGCCCGAGCAAGTTATAGAGAAGAAGcaaggaaaaagaaagaag gatCGGATGGAAGAGGTTGAAGAAGTAAATGAAGATACAACCAACATTTGCAAGGAA AGGAACACCGATGAGGAACCTGTCGATGATGCTAGCACCTCCAaatccaaaaaacaaaaaatacaacCTACGGATGTTTCTGCTGATGATGTTATAGAAGGTGTATTGGAAGATCTCACCCTCAAG gaacaagaagaagaagaacaagttgATGATGAAGCCCAGAAGCCGGTGCAAGTTGAACAGAAGAAACGAGGAAGACCAGCAGGAAGAAAG gGCAAAACAAATGAGGAGAAAAAACAACAAGTGGAAGCAGATGATGAAGCCCAGAAGCCGGTGCAAGTTGAACAGAAGAAACGAGGAAGACCAGCAGGAAGAAAG gGCAAAACAAATGAGGAGAAAAAACAACAAGTGGAAGCAGATGATGAAGCCCAGAAGCCGGTGCAAGTTAAACAGAAGAAACGAGGAAGACCAGCAGGAATAAGG gGCAAAACAAATGAGGAGAAAAAACAACAAGTGGAAGCAGATGATGAAGCCGAGAAGCCGGAGAAAGGTGAAAAGAATAATAAACCAGGAAGACCAGCAGGAACAAAG agAGTTGTTGCAGGCACCTCCATCTCGGAAAAACAAAAGACACAAGCTGGGAAAGATTCCATGGTGAATTTGAAGAAATGA